The proteins below come from a single Agrobacterium vitis genomic window:
- a CDS encoding polyprenyl synthetase family protein: MFDDHLRDTAARVQALLTELLQPEPLSDEIARPGQLLAAMRHAVLNGGKRLRPFLVVESARLFRGQDDAALRVGAALECLHCYSLVHDDLPAMDDDDLRRGQPTVHIAFDEATAILAGDSLLTFAFEIIAAPQTTLPDAAKIALVLALAQAAGLGGMAGGQALDLAAEKHAPDETGIVTLQAMKTGALLRFACEAGPVIAGASDQDRQRLRQFGELIGRAFQLADDLLDLTADAATMGKATGKDAGRGKGTLVALKGQVWAEAELDRLVDQAVALLSPYGERAAVLMAAARFVANRKN; this comes from the coding sequence ATGTTTGACGATCATCTCCGCGATACAGCCGCGCGCGTCCAGGCGCTGCTGACCGAGCTTTTGCAGCCTGAGCCTCTATCGGATGAAATCGCCAGGCCCGGTCAATTGCTGGCGGCAATGCGCCATGCCGTCCTGAACGGCGGCAAGCGGCTACGGCCATTTCTGGTGGTGGAAAGCGCCCGGCTGTTTCGCGGCCAGGACGATGCCGCCCTGCGGGTTGGGGCCGCGCTGGAATGCCTGCATTGCTACTCTCTCGTGCATGACGACTTGCCCGCCATGGATGACGACGATCTGCGTCGTGGTCAGCCAACTGTGCATATCGCCTTTGACGAGGCGACGGCCATTCTGGCCGGTGACAGCCTGCTGACTTTTGCCTTTGAAATCATTGCCGCGCCACAAACCACGCTGCCGGACGCCGCCAAGATCGCGCTGGTTCTGGCGCTGGCGCAGGCTGCCGGGCTTGGCGGCATGGCGGGCGGGCAGGCGCTGGATCTGGCTGCCGAGAAACACGCTCCAGATGAGACCGGCATCGTCACATTGCAGGCGATGAAAACCGGCGCGCTGTTGCGCTTTGCCTGCGAGGCCGGGCCAGTGATTGCCGGGGCGTCGGATCAGGACCGGCAGCGGCTGCGCCAATTTGGCGAGCTGATCGGTCGGGCGTTCCAGCTTGCTGACGATCTTCTCGACTTGACGGCTGATGCTGCGACCATGGGCAAGGCGACAGGCAAGGATGCCGGGCGCGGCAAGGGGACACTCGTCGCCCTCAAGGGCCAGGTCTGGGCGGAAGCCGAGCTGGATCGGCTGGTCGATCAGGCGGTCGCGTTGCTGTCTCCCTATGGCGAACGCGCCGCAGTGCTGATGGCTGCCGCCCGTTTTGTCGCCAATCGCAAGAATTGA
- a CDS encoding LysE family translocator, whose protein sequence is MIADHFAPFFSAYLVYLVAVISPGPANMAIISTAISQGRKAGLVIALGIFAGSFTWAMAASFGLAALLHHYGQALILLKIAGGLYLFYLAIKAGVSALRKQQPAGEQVGAVKRGRYGSIFLRGYLIHLTNPKAIFGWLAIISLGVPVDASLGSVVLVVGGCLVTGFSVFCGYALVFSTAQAVHVYRASRRYVDGVLALLFGAAGVKMLTTSL, encoded by the coding sequence ATGATTGCCGATCATTTTGCGCCGTTTTTCTCCGCCTATCTCGTCTATCTGGTGGCGGTGATCAGCCCCGGCCCGGCCAATATGGCGATTATCTCGACGGCCATATCGCAAGGGCGCAAGGCTGGTCTGGTGATTGCGCTTGGCATATTTGCAGGTTCTTTTACCTGGGCCATGGCTGCATCCTTTGGCCTTGCCGCGTTGCTGCATCATTACGGCCAGGCCCTCATCCTGCTGAAAATCGCCGGCGGGCTTTATCTTTTCTATCTCGCCATCAAGGCCGGAGTGTCTGCCTTGCGAAAACAACAGCCTGCCGGGGAGCAGGTCGGGGCGGTCAAGCGGGGCCGTTATGGGTCAATCTTTTTGCGCGGCTATCTCATTCACTTGACCAATCCGAAAGCGATTTTCGGCTGGCTGGCGATTATTTCGCTAGGCGTGCCAGTGGATGCCTCACTGGGGTCCGTGGTGCTCGTGGTCGGTGGATGTCTGGTGACCGGGTTTTCAGTCTTCTGCGGCTATGCTCTGGTGTTTTCGACCGCCCAGGCCGTGCATGTCTACAGGGCCAGCAGGCGCTATGTGGATGGCGTTCTGGCGCTTCTGTTCGGGGCGGCGGGTGTGAAAATGCTGACAACCAGCTTGTGA
- a CDS encoding OmpA family protein: MLKKFILLALTATYLSACTTTDPYTGEQKMSNTAGGAMIGAGLGALGGLAVGGGGHGKRNAALIGAGIGALAGGAIGSYMDNQEAELRAQLQGTGVSVTRQGDRIILNMPSNITFPTDQDQVLPPFYPTLNSVAIVLKKFNRTLVDVNGHTDSTGGLQHNQDLSQRRAESVLDYLGSQGVDPRRMSAMGFGPSQPIATNATPQGRAQNRRVEVAISPLKDN; this comes from the coding sequence ATGCTGAAGAAATTCATCCTTCTTGCCCTGACTGCTACCTATCTGAGTGCCTGCACCACCACAGACCCCTATACGGGCGAACAGAAAATGTCGAACACCGCCGGTGGCGCGATGATTGGCGCGGGCCTGGGCGCGCTCGGCGGCCTGGCGGTCGGCGGCGGCGGCCACGGCAAGCGCAATGCCGCCCTGATCGGCGCTGGCATCGGTGCGCTGGCAGGCGGCGCCATTGGCAGTTACATGGACAATCAGGAAGCCGAACTGCGCGCCCAGCTTCAGGGCACCGGCGTGTCCGTCACCCGCCAGGGCGACCGGATCATCCTCAACATGCCGTCCAACATCACCTTCCCGACCGATCAGGACCAGGTGTTGCCGCCATTCTACCCAACGCTGAATTCTGTCGCCATCGTGCTGAAGAAGTTCAACCGCACCCTGGTCGATGTCAACGGTCATACCGACTCGACCGGCGGCTTGCAGCACAATCAGGATCTGTCGCAGCGCCGCGCCGAATCCGTGCTGGACTATCTCGGCTCACAGGGCGTCGATCCACGCCGCATGTCTGCCATGGGCTTTGGCCCCAGCCAGCCGATTGCCACCAATGCCACGCCACAAGGCCGCGCCCAGAACCGCCGCGTCGAAGTGGCGATTTCACCGCTCAAGGACAATTGA
- the ispG gene encoding flavodoxin-dependent (E)-4-hydroxy-3-methylbut-2-enyl-diphosphate synthase: MAPAEDFDPKPRRASVAVDVGGVIVGGGAPVVVQSMTNTDTADIDGTVAQVAALHKAGSEIVRITVDRDESAAAVPKIRDRLERLGLDVPLIGDFHYIGHKLLADHPACAEALAKYRINPGNVGFKDKKDKQFADIIEMAIRYDKPVRIGVNWGSLDQELLTQLMDENQAKGFPLSARQVTREAICQSALLSAELAEEIGLSRNRIILSAKVSQVQDLIAVYSMLASRSDHALHLGLTEAGMGSKGIVASSAAMGYVLQQGIGDTIRVSLTPEPNGDRTREVQVAQELLQVMGFRQFIPVVAACPGCGRTTSTVFQELAQKIQSDIRKNMPVWREKYPGVEGLNVAVMGCIVNGPGESKHADIGISLPGTGENPAAPVFIDGEKALTLRGPKIAEDFETLVIDYIEKRYGQRSAAE; this comes from the coding sequence ATGGCGCCAGCCGAAGACTTTGACCCGAAACCACGCCGCGCATCCGTGGCCGTCGATGTCGGCGGCGTCATTGTTGGGGGCGGCGCGCCTGTCGTCGTCCAGTCGATGACCAATACCGATACCGCCGATATCGACGGCACGGTGGCGCAGGTCGCAGCCCTGCATAAAGCCGGATCGGAAATCGTCCGCATCACCGTGGACCGCGACGAGAGTGCGGCTGCCGTGCCGAAAATCCGCGACCGTCTGGAGCGGCTCGGCCTTGATGTCCCTTTGATCGGCGACTTTCACTATATCGGCCACAAGCTTCTGGCCGATCATCCAGCCTGTGCCGAGGCGCTGGCCAAATACCGGATCAATCCGGGCAATGTCGGCTTCAAGGACAAGAAAGACAAACAGTTTGCCGATATCATTGAGATGGCGATCCGCTATGACAAGCCGGTGCGCATCGGCGTCAATTGGGGCTCGCTCGACCAGGAACTGCTGACCCAGTTGATGGACGAGAACCAGGCCAAGGGCTTTCCGCTCTCGGCCCGGCAGGTGACCCGTGAAGCGATCTGCCAATCGGCGCTGCTGTCTGCCGAACTGGCCGAAGAGATCGGCCTTTCGCGCAATCGCATCATCCTGTCAGCCAAGGTCAGCCAGGTTCAGGATCTGATCGCCGTCTACTCCATGCTGGCCTCGCGCTCCGACCATGCGCTGCATCTGGGCCTGACGGAAGCGGGCATGGGCTCGAAAGGCATTGTCGCCTCATCAGCGGCCATGGGCTATGTGCTGCAACAGGGCATCGGCGACACGATCCGCGTTTCGCTGACGCCGGAGCCGAACGGCGACCGGACCCGCGAAGTGCAGGTGGCACAGGAACTATTGCAGGTCATGGGCTTTCGCCAGTTCATCCCGGTCGTTGCTGCCTGTCCGGGCTGCGGGCGCACCACGTCTACGGTGTTCCAGGAGTTGGCGCAGAAGATCCAGAGCGATATCCGCAAGAACATGCCGGTCTGGCGGGAAAAATACCCTGGTGTGGAAGGCCTGAATGTCGCGGTCATGGGCTGCATCGTCAATGGCCCGGGGGAAAGCAAACATGCAGATATCGGCATTTCCCTGCCCGGCACCGGCGAAAACCCGGCGGCACCGGTGTTTATCGACGGTGAGAAGGCGTTGACGTTGCGTGGCCCGAAAATCGCCGAGGATTTCGAAACTCTGGTGATCGACTATATCGAAAAACGCTACGGTCAGCGGTCGGCAGCGGAGTAA
- a CDS encoding MFS transporter, with protein MQQGFFNRERLAVSLLFLMNGFIIGSWAPKVPEFARNLDLSEAQLGLMILVLGLGSLACMPVAGAQIARYGSRRVTLACALIFLPTLLLLTVAPNIPLAALAIFLFGGFMGAMDVAMNANAVETERQMGRSIMSSCHAFWSLGGLIGASIGGPLLAMAGSTVHSLVATVLAALMLFAAWPITLHDQPHPDAEHRKARLPMTPLPWLLGLVALFCMIPEGAVLDWGAFYLRNELGGSIATSSYAYAGFSLTMAIMRFAGDIVRDRLGAVTTMRICALIAIIGTAISGFATDPWTAVIGFAIMGIGISNLVPIAFSAAGNLPGMAPGVGLSVVSAMGYSGILVAPSLIGFVAEHTSLALVFRVLPVLILVALLLSGLARHADRPQV; from the coding sequence ATGCAGCAAGGATTTTTCAACAGGGAACGTCTAGCCGTTTCACTTCTGTTCCTGATGAACGGCTTCATTATCGGCTCATGGGCGCCCAAAGTGCCTGAATTTGCCCGCAATCTCGACCTGAGCGAAGCGCAGCTTGGTCTGATGATCCTCGTTCTGGGGCTCGGCTCGCTCGCCTGCATGCCGGTGGCTGGTGCCCAGATCGCCCGCTACGGCTCACGCCGGGTCACGCTCGCCTGCGCGCTGATATTTCTACCGACGCTGCTCCTGCTGACGGTTGCGCCCAATATTCCCTTGGCGGCCCTGGCGATTTTCCTGTTTGGCGGCTTCATGGGTGCCATGGATGTGGCGATGAATGCCAATGCGGTCGAGACAGAAAGACAGATGGGGCGCTCGATCATGTCGTCCTGCCATGCCTTCTGGAGCCTCGGTGGCCTGATTGGCGCCAGCATAGGCGGACCGCTGCTGGCCATGGCCGGATCGACGGTGCATAGTCTTGTCGCCACGGTCCTCGCCGCCCTGATGCTGTTTGCTGCCTGGCCGATCACCCTTCACGACCAGCCCCATCCCGATGCCGAGCATCGCAAGGCGCGTCTGCCGATGACGCCGCTGCCCTGGCTTCTCGGCCTCGTCGCACTGTTTTGCATGATCCCGGAAGGTGCGGTGCTCGACTGGGGGGCGTTTTATCTGCGCAATGAACTGGGCGGCTCCATTGCCACCTCAAGCTATGCCTATGCTGGCTTTTCCTTGACCATGGCAATCATGCGCTTTGCCGGCGACATCGTCCGCGACCGGCTGGGGGCGGTGACAACCATGCGGATTTGCGCCCTGATCGCCATAATCGGCACGGCCATTTCCGGCTTTGCTACCGATCCATGGACCGCCGTCATCGGCTTTGCCATCATGGGCATCGGCATTTCCAACCTGGTTCCCATCGCCTTTTCTGCCGCAGGCAACCTGCCGGGCATGGCACCAGGCGTCGGCCTGTCGGTGGTCAGCGCCATGGGCTATTCCGGTATTCTGGTGGCCCCATCGCTGATCGGTTTTGTCGCCGAGCATACGTCGCTGGCGCTGGTGTTTCGCGTGCTCCCAGTGCTGATCCTGGTTGCCTTGCTGCTCTCCGGCCTTGCCCGGCATGCCGACCGGCCCCAAGTTTGA